GCTCATGTGGAGATGCTTAGAGCCACATGTCGAGTGCTGGCAAAGGCTCACTTGGCCTTGGTTTAATTCATGGACCACCTTGATATCTTTAAGAACTTTGATGCTGCGGTAGACTGAGGCCTCATCGACTTGCACGTCTCGGCTGAGCAGCTCTTGGAAGATTTGTGGTACCGTCATGGCCTTGTCGGTCTCAAGTAAAAGCTCAAGCAAAGCGCGGCGCTGTTCCGTAATTCTCAGTCCTTCATCTTTCATCAGACGAAGAAGCTGTTCTAAATT
The genomic region above belongs to Pseudobdellovibrionaceae bacterium and contains:
- a CDS encoding transcriptional repressor; this encodes MNCATPKTSENLEQLLRLMKDEGLRITEQRRALLELLLETDKAMTVPQIFQELLSRDVQVDEASVYRSIKVLKDIKVVHELNQGQVSLCQHSTCGSKHLHMSWLCDQCGNADEPTIKNQDLESLQKILGFKRNQISHVRVNYLCKTCRTP